The bacterium genome has a window encoding:
- a CDS encoding class I SAM-dependent methyltransferase, with translation MMNTEKSKIRAGTDLSRQVEYWNGAARGKAFSHPLDETFLERQLPVEASILDYGCGWGRILNRLAALGYTRLSGADPSPSMLERARAEHPGPDYRLLEGARLPFADRGFDCVLLFAVLTCVPTDSGQRGLVAEAARVLRPGGIFYVSDYLLQNDSRNLERYERGQARFGVRGVFELPEGAVLRHHERPWLDGLFAGFEPLLWKEFPVVTMNGNPARAFQWAGRTPA, from the coding sequence ATGATGAACACGGAGAAGAGCAAAATACGGGCAGGCACCGACCTGTCCCGCCAGGTGGAGTACTGGAACGGTGCGGCGCGGGGCAAGGCGTTCAGCCATCCGCTGGATGAGACTTTCCTGGAGCGGCAGCTCCCAGTTGAGGCTTCGATCCTGGATTACGGCTGCGGCTGGGGCCGCATTCTGAACCGTCTTGCCGCTCTGGGCTACACCCGCCTGAGCGGGGCCGATCCCTCCCCGTCCATGCTCGAGCGCGCCCGGGCCGAACACCCCGGCCCGGATTACAGGCTGCTGGAGGGCGCGCGCCTTCCGTTCGCGGACCGCGGTTTCGACTGTGTCCTGCTCTTCGCGGTCCTGACCTGCGTGCCCACCGACAGCGGCCAGCGCGGCCTCGTGGCCGAGGCGGCCCGCGTGCTGCGCCCCGGCGGGATTTTCTACGTGAGCGACTACCTTCTGCAGAACGACAGCCGCAACCTGGAGCGCTACGAGCGCGGCCAGGCCCGCTTCGGCGTGCGCGGGGTGTTCGAGCTGCCCGAGGGTGCCGTGCTGCGACACCACGAGCGTCCCTGGCTGGATGGCCTTTTCGCGGGGTTCGAGCCGCTGCTCTGGAAAGAGTTCCCGGTGGTCACCATGAACGGCAACCCGGCCCGGGCTTTCCAGTGGGCCGGCCGCACTCCGGCCTGA